In Prunus dulcis chromosome 2, ALMONDv2, whole genome shotgun sequence, a single genomic region encodes these proteins:
- the LOC117620325 gene encoding uncharacterized protein LOC117620325 isoform X1 has product MPRFLSPSIIYAPASASFLLRSYIGVQIFAVDMLKSLARPWFRISAILYPEVLDPEQVVKGLSGNLILSVGYAECFLFKIPDLVREGCAPLDHREYFNMKHASARNVVEHCFGLLKMRWAMLRSPLFYPIQTQCE; this is encoded by the exons ATGCCTCGCTTCCTCTCTCCTTCGATCATCTACGCCCCTGCCTCCGCCTCTTTTCTCCTTCGATCGT ATATCGGAGTTCAGATCTTCGCCGTTGATATGCTCAAATCTCTAGCTAG GCCATGGTTTCGGATATCAGCTATTTTATACCCAGAAGTATTGGATCCTGAGCAAGTAGTGAAAGGGCTATCTGGTAATCTAATACTATCAGTTGGATATGCTGAATgttttctcttcaaaattcCAGATTTAGTAAG AGAAGGATGTGCACCCTTGGACCATCGAGAATACTTTAACATGAAGCATGCATCAGCAAGAAACGTGGTGGAACATTGTTTTGGACTTCTTAAGATGCGTTGGGCAATGTTAAGGAGTCCATTGTTCTATCCAATACAAACCCAATGCGAATAA
- the LOC117620325 gene encoding uncharacterized protein LOC117620325 isoform X3 encodes MPRFLSPSIIYAPASASFLLRSYIGVQIFAVDMLKSLARPWFRISAILYPEVLDPEQVVKGLSEKDVHPWTIENTLT; translated from the exons ATGCCTCGCTTCCTCTCTCCTTCGATCATCTACGCCCCTGCCTCCGCCTCTTTTCTCCTTCGATCGT ATATCGGAGTTCAGATCTTCGCCGTTGATATGCTCAAATCTCTAGCTAG GCCATGGTTTCGGATATCAGCTATTTTATACCCAGAAGTATTGGATCCTGAGCAAGTAGTGAAAGGGCTATCTG AGAAGGATGTGCACCCTTGGACCATCGAGAATACTTTAACATGA
- the LOC117620325 gene encoding uncharacterized protein LOC117620325 isoform X2: protein MPRFLSPSIIYAPASASFLLRSYIGVQIFAVDMLKSLARPWFRISAILYPEVLDPEQVVKGLSGMRHHLSECREGCAPLDHREYFNMKHASARNVVEHCFGLLKMRWAMLRSPLFYPIQTQCE from the exons ATGCCTCGCTTCCTCTCTCCTTCGATCATCTACGCCCCTGCCTCCGCCTCTTTTCTCCTTCGATCGT ATATCGGAGTTCAGATCTTCGCCGTTGATATGCTCAAATCTCTAGCTAG GCCATGGTTTCGGATATCAGCTATTTTATACCCAGAAGTATTGGATCCTGAGCAAGTAGTGAAAGGGCTATCTG GAATGAGACATCACTTATCGGAATGTAGAGAAGGATGTGCACCCTTGGACCATCGAGAATACTTTAACATGAAGCATGCATCAGCAAGAAACGTGGTGGAACATTGTTTTGGACTTCTTAAGATGCGTTGGGCAATGTTAAGGAGTCCATTGTTCTATCCAATACAAACCCAATGCGAATAA